One Terriglobales bacterium genomic window carries:
- a CDS encoding DUF1003 domain-containing protein: MENRLPRQAAANPTKYNIDAIAKLEHDAFNQRTPTERVSDVITKVVCNVGFLLAQLILISGWSLVNLHVIPGLKAFDPFPFGILALVVSCESVFLTIFVLISQSRMARQSERRSHLDLQVGMLSEQELTTILQMLQRLCQHMGVNVDSSKLEVQSFSQTTDVHKLASELKDKLPEE; the protein is encoded by the coding sequence ATGGAAAATCGTTTGCCACGCCAAGCTGCTGCTAATCCTACGAAATATAACATTGACGCAATCGCCAAGCTGGAGCATGACGCCTTTAATCAACGGACTCCCACGGAGCGAGTCAGCGACGTAATTACGAAGGTTGTCTGTAACGTCGGATTCCTGCTGGCGCAATTGATTCTGATCTCCGGCTGGAGCCTGGTCAATCTTCACGTAATCCCGGGACTCAAAGCGTTCGATCCGTTTCCTTTCGGCATCCTGGCGCTCGTGGTCTCTTGCGAAAGCGTATTTTTGACGATCTTCGTGCTCATCAGTCAAAGTCGAATGGCCCGCCAATCGGAACGGCGCTCGCATCTGGACCTTCAAGTGGGCATGCTTTCTGAACAGGAGCTGACCACAATCCTTCAGATGCTGCAGAGACTCTGCCAACACATGGGCGTGAACGTCGACTCCTCGAAGCTCGAGGTCCAGTCCTTTAGTCAAACGACGGACGTACACAAGCTGGCCAGCGAACTCAAAGACAAACTTCCGGAGGAATAG
- a CDS encoding DUF6600 domain-containing protein gives MSPRRVMLALPVVLVVLLALYLTPAAAWADSHARIVRLSYVEGDVQIDRADGQGFQRAFLNLPITQGSRLQTHDDGRAEIEFEDGSTLRLVPDTNLNFDQLGLRDSGAKFTFVTLEQGTAYFDLREKGKDEFTITAGSGQRLELPRSSRFRVNVNPTGIKLAVFDGEVEFQGPDKPVAVKKNETLDTDRTDRFYTSKNVIPEPYDSWMQERDQYRKQYSSNSAYNLSSPYLYGRADLNYYGNYFDSPYGYLWRPWSAGSTWDPFLDGAWVFYPGSGYTWVSAHPWGWLPYHYGSWIYFEPYGWCWQPSRVWNNWLPVAIIRNPRPGFIPPRPPTNGHSVVIIGRGPNRGIIHNSRLEDRSLPGLQTQMPRSSSLLKWPGPTIRLPQGAEGREQELDRRGFSNLFPRNPKASSIRPVAPLVPSTLAPLRPTGPSAPIVPHWPAPVMTQPRIPSAPHMSSPQMSSPPHMMTAPSIHMSVPHPSRR, from the coding sequence TGTGCGCCTCAGTTACGTTGAAGGCGATGTTCAGATTGACCGCGCTGACGGACAAGGTTTCCAGCGCGCTTTTCTTAACTTACCTATTACTCAGGGCTCGCGCTTACAGACTCATGATGATGGCCGCGCAGAAATTGAATTTGAAGATGGCAGCACTCTCCGCTTGGTCCCCGATACAAATCTCAACTTTGACCAGCTTGGGCTACGCGACTCAGGCGCAAAGTTTACGTTCGTAACTTTGGAGCAGGGAACTGCTTACTTTGACCTGCGTGAGAAAGGCAAAGACGAATTCACAATTACTGCTGGTTCCGGGCAGCGGTTGGAGCTTCCCCGCTCCTCGCGTTTCCGCGTCAATGTTAATCCGACGGGCATCAAGCTGGCCGTATTCGATGGTGAGGTTGAATTCCAAGGGCCTGACAAACCTGTCGCAGTAAAGAAGAACGAAACCCTGGACACCGACCGAACCGACCGCTTCTACACGTCGAAAAACGTCATACCCGAGCCTTATGATTCCTGGATGCAAGAGCGCGATCAATACCGCAAGCAGTATTCCAGCAACTCGGCATATAACCTCTCGTCCCCGTATTTATATGGCCGGGCCGACCTGAACTATTACGGTAATTATTTTGATTCGCCCTATGGCTATCTTTGGCGTCCGTGGAGTGCCGGCTCAACATGGGATCCATTCCTGGATGGCGCCTGGGTCTTCTATCCCGGTTCGGGATACACCTGGGTCTCGGCGCATCCCTGGGGCTGGCTGCCTTATCACTACGGCTCCTGGATTTACTTTGAACCATATGGCTGGTGCTGGCAGCCGAGCAGAGTATGGAATAACTGGTTGCCGGTGGCGATCATACGCAATCCTCGTCCGGGATTTATTCCGCCCCGACCACCCACGAACGGCCACAGCGTAGTTATCATCGGACGCGGTCCAAACCGCGGCATTATCCATAACTCACGCCTGGAAGATAGAAGTCTGCCTGGCTTGCAAACGCAAATGCCGCGCTCTTCTTCACTGCTGAAGTGGCCAGGCCCGACGATACGTCTCCCTCAAGGCGCAGAAGGGCGTGAGCAAGAGCTCGACAGGCGCGGATTCTCCAATCTCTTCCCGCGCAATCCTAAGGCTTCTTCGATTCGACCCGTTGCACCTCTTGTTCCCAGTACATTGGCTCCATTGCGGCCTACAGGGCCTTCTGCGCCTATTGTTCCGCATTGGCCAGCGCCAGTCATGACGCAGCCGCGGATTCCCTCGGCGCCGCACATGTCTTCACCTCAGATGTCTTCGCCTCCTCACATGATGACCGCACCTTCCATCCACATGAGCGTCCCACATCCTTCTCGCCGCTAA
- the glgA gene encoding glycogen synthase GlgA: MRITFAASECVPFSKTGGLADVVGALPKALASLGHDVSVFLPRYKQTKLSQPSTVLSSVSVPFADQYRFCSVLESASQGGVKYYFIDYPPYFERDNLYGTPAGDYPDNAERFALYSRAVIEASKVLGVPDIFHCHDWQSALVPVLLHTVYAADPALRNVSTVFTIHNMGYQGLFPPEILPLLQLPEELFSINQMEFYGKLNFLKGALVFSDYITTVSKKYSQEIQTPEYGFGLDGVLRDRADTVTGILNGVDYNEWSPENDKFIITRYTPELLDAKAGCKKDLLTEFGIGNGDAKLPVIGIVSRFAAQKGFDLIAEVADKLAREPMIVVALGTGDKEYEDLFRQLQTEFPKKFAVKIAYDNAIAHKIEAGADMFLMPSRYEPCGLNQIYSLKYGTVPIVRATGGLDDTIEPYDSYTGQGTGFKFTEYTGEALLQTIKAALTAFKNKIAWQKLMRNCMAKDFSWNSSAREYVRVFDKVHQARTRSFLFRT; encoded by the coding sequence ATGCGCATTACCTTTGCTGCGTCGGAATGTGTCCCATTCTCTAAGACCGGAGGTCTCGCCGATGTTGTTGGCGCCCTTCCCAAGGCCCTGGCCTCTCTCGGACACGATGTCAGCGTCTTTCTCCCTCGCTACAAACAGACCAAACTCTCGCAGCCTTCCACCGTTCTCTCCAGCGTTAGTGTCCCTTTTGCTGATCAATACCGTTTTTGCTCTGTCCTGGAGTCGGCCTCGCAGGGCGGCGTGAAGTACTATTTTATTGACTATCCGCCTTACTTCGAGCGCGACAATCTTTATGGAACACCGGCAGGCGATTACCCCGACAACGCCGAGCGTTTTGCCCTGTACTCGCGGGCTGTGATTGAGGCCAGCAAAGTACTGGGCGTCCCGGATATCTTTCATTGCCACGACTGGCAATCTGCACTGGTCCCTGTTTTGCTGCATACGGTCTACGCGGCTGATCCGGCCCTGCGCAACGTGAGTACAGTGTTCACAATTCATAATATGGGATATCAGGGTTTATTTCCTCCTGAGATTCTGCCGCTGCTGCAGCTTCCCGAAGAATTATTCAGCATCAACCAGATGGAATTTTACGGGAAGCTCAATTTCCTCAAGGGCGCGCTGGTGTTTTCCGACTACATCACCACCGTGAGCAAAAAATACAGCCAGGAGATCCAGACGCCCGAGTACGGCTTCGGATTGGATGGCGTGCTGCGCGACCGTGCCGACACCGTAACCGGCATCCTCAATGGCGTGGATTACAACGAGTGGAGCCCGGAGAACGATAAGTTCATCATCACCCGGTACACCCCCGAGTTGCTGGACGCTAAGGCGGGCTGCAAGAAAGACCTGCTGACCGAATTCGGCATCGGCAACGGGGACGCGAAGCTGCCGGTGATTGGCATCGTCTCCCGCTTCGCCGCGCAGAAGGGATTTGACCTCATCGCCGAGGTCGCCGACAAGCTGGCGCGCGAACCCATGATCGTCGTCGCCCTGGGGACGGGCGACAAGGAATACGAAGATTTATTCCGCCAGTTGCAGACCGAGTTTCCCAAAAAGTTTGCGGTGAAGATCGCTTACGATAACGCCATCGCCCACAAAATCGAGGCCGGCGCCGACATGTTTCTCATGCCATCGCGTTACGAGCCTTGCGGCTTGAACCAGATTTACAGCCTCAAGTACGGCACGGTCCCCATCGTCCGCGCCACCGGCGGGCTCGATGACACCATTGAACCCTACGATTCTTATACCGGGCAGGGAACCGGCTTCAAGTTTACCGAATACACCGGCGAAGCGCTGCTGCAAACGATAAAGGCGGCCCTCACCGCTTTCAAGAACAAGATTGCCTGGCAAAAACTCATGCGCAACTGCATGGCCAAGGATTTTTCGTGGAACAGCTCGGCGCGCGAGTACGTGCGGGTGTTTGATAAAGTTCACCAGGCGCGGACAAGATCGTTTCTATTTCGCACTTGA
- the rsmA gene encoding 16S rRNA (adenine(1518)-N(6)/adenine(1519)-N(6))-dimethyltransferase RsmA, producing the protein MANKKMANVHSKPTGAKKAPAGQNFLNDPSAARKIVDALGNIEAATVIEIGPGRGVLTDLLASRAGRLIAIELDRVMSAQLRMKYSQQNNVEIIEGNVLTVDFANVIRRKPGPLLNQGPQAQSDETLAKAHIIGNLPYYITSDILLHLFRYHNYLDTIVIMVQREVAERIAAKPGTRDYGLLSATAQLYAKVEKLFTLPPAAFSPAPKVHSTVLRMVVAPQLAALRIEEDPFIDFLKLIFAQKRKTLLNNLRNRYDGAVARRALQETKIRPDVRAEALDLKQTAGIFRQLTHP; encoded by the coding sequence ATGGCAAATAAAAAAATGGCCAATGTACACAGTAAGCCAACGGGAGCGAAGAAAGCCCCCGCAGGACAAAACTTCCTGAACGACCCCAGCGCCGCACGCAAGATTGTGGACGCCCTGGGAAACATCGAGGCCGCCACCGTCATCGAGATCGGCCCAGGACGCGGAGTGCTGACCGATCTGCTGGCATCCAGGGCGGGGCGCCTTATCGCCATTGAGCTTGACCGGGTGATGAGCGCCCAGCTCCGCATGAAATACAGCCAACAGAATAACGTGGAGATCATTGAGGGCAATGTACTTACGGTAGATTTTGCGAATGTGATCCGGCGCAAACCAGGACCGCTGCTCAACCAGGGGCCGCAAGCCCAATCCGATGAAACCCTGGCGAAGGCGCACATCATTGGGAACCTGCCTTACTACATTACCTCCGACATACTGCTGCACCTGTTCCGCTATCACAACTACCTCGACACCATTGTCATCATGGTGCAGCGCGAGGTCGCCGAGCGGATTGCCGCCAAGCCCGGAACCCGGGATTATGGCCTGCTCTCGGCAACCGCCCAGCTTTATGCCAAAGTCGAGAAGCTGTTCACCCTGCCGCCGGCAGCGTTCTCGCCGGCGCCAAAAGTCCATTCCACGGTGCTGCGCATGGTGGTCGCGCCGCAACTGGCGGCGTTGCGGATTGAGGAAGATCCCTTCATTGATTTCCTGAAGCTGATCTTTGCGCAAAAACGTAAGACGCTGCTGAACAATCTGCGAAACCGTTATGACGGGGCAGTTGCGCGCCGCGCTTTGCAAGAGACAAAAATACGTCCGGATGTGCGGGCCGAGGCGCTGGATTTAAAGCAGACTGCCGGGATCTTTCGCCAGCTTACTCACCCATGA
- a CDS encoding IPT/TIG domain-containing protein, whose protein sequence is MKTLLKPAALACLLLLSARPLVSQLQQPVAPVNVIFDDDMSISVDDVGNHAVLWGLSDRGEVNVLALICSSANDYSAPTMRAIANYYGHPNVPIGAHKGMTPTLENSANSNYTQQITNQFGTPGDTRANYPDAVTVYRQALANAPDHSVHIVASGYYQPLQALLQSQPDSISPLTGMQLVTQKVKRLVSEAGWFPSGNEHNFRVDADAASFVFANWPVEIVSLGAQMNQDVITGPSSTADPTKDPVKDAWQLFNGGNSVPGFGQVALLFTARGLGTNFIASGLNGQTTVGPTTSQCAGCNGWSQTPNMQQSYLNKQATAAQLEAILNPLLQSSSNMPILRSISPTSVPAGSSQTITLTGTNFFADSQILFNGSSRPTTFLGSTQLSVQLSGSDLANPGTQTLSVSNPEGGGWQSGAQNLTVFTTAPTLTGISPSSAIAGSGPLTLTATGTNFTATSLVQVNGASRSTAFVSSTQLTATLTAGDLANAGSLSITVTSSGGTSAPLIFTVNNPVPSLTSISPSTTFAGGAAFTLTVNGTNFVNGSVVQVNGSSRTTSFVSSTQLSAAIPASDIASAGTLSITVLNPAPGGGASAALSLVVNNPPPSLTSISPSTTFVGGPAFTLTVNGTNFVNGSVVQVNGSSRTTTFVSSTQLTAAIPASDIASAGALSITVVNPAPGGGTSAALTLAVNNPNPAPSLSSILPASVIAGSGGFTLTLSGGNFIAGSVVQVNGSSRSTTFVSSTQLSAAIPASDIASAGTLSITVVNPAPGGGASAALSLVINNPVPTLTSISPSATFTGGAAFTLTVNGTNFVGGSVVQVNGSNRTTTFVSSTQLSAAIPASDIASAGTLSITVVNPGGASGSLTLTVNNPAPSLTSISPSATTVGSPAFTLTVNGSNFVNGSVVQVNGSIRTTTFVSGTQLSAAIPAGDVASVGTLSVSVINPAPGGGASVALSLAVNNPGPSLSSISPAGVTPGSGGFTLTLSGGNFIPGSVVQVNGSSRTTTFVSATQLTAAIPASDVASAGNLSVSVVNPSPGGGTSAALSLAVTNANPLPTLSGLSPDSVIAGSGGFTLTLNGSNFVPSSVVQFNGSNRPTTFVSSTQLTAAIPASDVATAAFPSISVFTPAPGGGIWSLTFAVNNPLPTLSSLSPDSVITGSGGFTLTLNGSNFIPSSVVQFNGSNRPTTFVSSTQLTAAISASDVASASFPSISVVNPGPGGGVWSLTFAVNNPQPTISGISPDSVTAGSSGFTLTISGTNFIPESVVQVNGSSRNTTFVSSTQLSATIPAGDVASAGDLSVSVVNPGPGGGVWAATLGVR, encoded by the coding sequence ATGAAAACACTGTTGAAGCCTGCCGCTCTCGCATGCCTTTTGCTATTGTCCGCGCGCCCTCTAGTTTCGCAGCTACAACAACCGGTTGCGCCGGTCAACGTCATTTTCGATGACGATATGTCCATCTCCGTGGACGACGTTGGCAATCACGCTGTGCTTTGGGGGCTTTCCGACCGTGGCGAGGTCAACGTGCTGGCTCTGATCTGCTCGTCGGCGAACGACTACAGCGCCCCCACCATGCGTGCCATAGCGAACTATTACGGCCACCCGAACGTCCCCATTGGCGCACACAAAGGCATGACGCCTACTCTGGAAAACTCCGCCAACAGTAATTACACGCAACAAATCACTAATCAGTTCGGCACTCCGGGCGATACACGCGCCAACTATCCCGATGCTGTAACCGTTTACCGGCAGGCGCTGGCGAATGCTCCCGACCACAGCGTGCATATCGTGGCCAGCGGATACTATCAACCGCTGCAGGCCCTGCTGCAAAGCCAGCCGGATTCCATCAGCCCGCTCACTGGCATGCAGCTTGTGACCCAGAAGGTGAAACGTCTGGTGTCTGAAGCCGGCTGGTTCCCCTCCGGCAATGAGCACAATTTCCGCGTGGATGCCGACGCCGCCAGTTTCGTGTTTGCCAACTGGCCCGTTGAGATTGTTTCACTGGGGGCGCAAATGAATCAGGATGTCATCACCGGTCCGTCCTCAACTGCCGATCCCACAAAAGATCCGGTCAAGGACGCCTGGCAACTGTTCAATGGGGGAAACTCAGTACCAGGTTTTGGCCAAGTGGCGCTGCTATTCACTGCCCGCGGCCTGGGTACGAATTTTATCGCTTCAGGCTTGAACGGCCAGACAACCGTTGGTCCCACCACGTCACAGTGCGCGGGCTGCAACGGTTGGTCCCAGACCCCCAACATGCAGCAATCCTACCTGAATAAGCAGGCCACAGCCGCTCAACTGGAGGCGATCCTCAACCCTCTGCTGCAGAGTTCCTCGAATATGCCGATCTTGCGAAGTATCTCTCCCACGAGTGTGCCCGCCGGGAGTTCTCAAACGATAACCTTGACCGGCACCAACTTCTTCGCCGACTCGCAAATATTGTTTAACGGCAGCAGTCGTCCTACTACCTTTCTCGGTAGTACTCAACTCAGCGTGCAGCTCAGCGGCAGTGATTTAGCAAACCCGGGAACGCAAACCTTGAGCGTATCGAACCCTGAGGGTGGCGGCTGGCAGTCTGGTGCTCAGAATCTTACGGTTTTCACCACAGCGCCGACCTTGACCGGTATTTCTCCTTCGAGCGCCATAGCAGGCAGCGGTCCACTCACACTCACAGCCACTGGTACGAACTTTACTGCCACTTCGCTGGTCCAAGTCAACGGGGCGAGCCGCAGCACGGCTTTTGTGAGCAGCACTCAGTTGACGGCTACGCTCACCGCAGGTGACCTTGCCAACGCTGGCTCCCTCTCCATCACAGTGACCTCATCCGGCGGCACCAGCGCGCCTCTCATCTTCACCGTCAATAATCCGGTTCCCTCGCTCACCAGCATCTCTCCCAGTACAACCTTCGCGGGCGGAGCAGCCTTCACCCTGACAGTGAATGGAACGAATTTTGTGAATGGGTCAGTGGTCCAAGTCAACGGCTCCAGCCGAACCACGAGCTTTGTCAGCAGCACTCAACTCAGCGCGGCTATTCCCGCCAGTGACATCGCCTCTGCTGGAACTCTCTCCATTACGGTACTAAACCCTGCGCCTGGTGGTGGCGCTTCGGCAGCACTTTCGCTCGTTGTCAATAATCCGCCCCCCTCGCTCACGAGCATCTCTCCAAGTACAACCTTTGTCGGCGGCCCAGCTTTCACCCTGACGGTGAATGGCACAAATTTTGTTAACGGGTCAGTGGTTCAGGTCAACGGTTCCAGTCGAACCACAACCTTTGTCAGCAGTACTCAACTCACTGCAGCTATCCCTGCCAGTGACATAGCCTCTGCCGGAGCTCTTTCCATTACTGTGGTAAATCCCGCCCCGGGCGGCGGCACATCGGCGGCGTTAACCCTCGCTGTCAATAACCCGAACCCGGCGCCATCGCTCTCGAGTATTTTGCCGGCCAGCGTCATCGCCGGCAGCGGCGGATTTACGTTGACCCTTAGCGGCGGCAACTTCATCGCGGGATCAGTAGTTCAGGTCAACGGCTCCAGCCGTAGCACGACCTTTGTCAGCAGCACTCAACTCAGCGCGGCCATCCCTGCCAGTGACATTGCTTCTGCTGGAACTCTTTCCATTACGGTGGTAAATCCCGCGCCGGGTGGTGGTGCTTCGGCAGCACTTTCGCTTGTCATCAATAATCCGGTTCCCACACTCACGAGCATTTCTCCAAGTGCAACCTTTACTGGCGGCGCAGCTTTCACCCTGACAGTGAATGGCACGAATTTTGTTGGCGGGTCAGTGGTCCAGGTCAACGGCTCCAATCGGACCACGACCTTTGTCAGCAGCACTCAGCTCAGCGCAGCTATTCCAGCGAGTGACATTGCTTCTGCCGGAACTCTTTCTATTACAGTAGTCAACCCGGGAGGGGCTAGTGGATCGCTCACCCTCACTGTCAATAATCCGGCCCCCTCGCTCACAAGTATTTCGCCAAGCGCAACTACTGTGGGCAGCCCAGCTTTCACCCTGACGGTGAATGGCTCAAATTTTGTTAATGGGTCGGTAGTCCAGGTCAATGGATCCATTCGAACTACGACCTTCGTCAGCGGCACTCAACTCAGCGCGGCCATTCCTGCCGGCGATGTTGCCTCTGTTGGGACTCTTTCGGTCTCGGTGATAAATCCCGCGCCGGGCGGCGGCGCATCGGTAGCGCTTTCGCTCGCTGTCAATAACCCCGGGCCGTCTCTCTCGAGCATTTCACCAGCCGGTGTCACCCCCGGCAGCGGAGGATTTACGTTAACCCTCAGTGGCGGCAACTTCATCCCGGGATCTGTAGTCCAGGTGAATGGCTCCAGTCGAACCACAACCTTCGTCAGCGCCACACAACTCACGGCAGCCATTCCTGCCAGCGACGTTGCTTCTGCCGGGAATCTTTCGGTCTCGGTAGTAAATCCCAGTCCGGGCGGCGGTACATCGGCGGCGCTTTCGCTCGCTGTCACTAACGCGAACCCGCTGCCCACTCTCTCGGGCCTTTCACCGGACAGCGTCATCGCAGGCAGTGGCGGATTTACATTAACCCTCAACGGCAGCAACTTCGTTCCGAGCTCTGTGGTCCAGTTTAACGGTTCCAATCGGCCCACAACCTTCGTCAGCAGCACGCAACTCACCGCTGCCATTCCGGCCAGCGACGTTGCTACTGCCGCGTTTCCTTCGATCTCGGTGTTCACTCCTGCCCCGGGCGGTGGCATATGGTCGCTCACCTTCGCCGTCAATAACCCGCTGCCGACTCTCTCGAGCCTTTCACCGGACAGCGTCATCACAGGCAGCGGCGGATTTACCTTAACCCTCAATGGCAGCAACTTCATCCCGAGCTCTGTGGTCCAGTTTAACGGTTCCAATCGGCCCACAACCTTCGTTAGCAGCACTCAACTCACCGCGGCCATTTCAGCCAGCGACGTTGCCTCTGCCTCGTTTCCTTCGATCTCAGTGGTAAATCCCGGCCCGGGCGGCGGCGTATGGTCGCTCACTTTCGCCGTCAATAATCCGCAGCCCACGATCTCGGGCATTTCACCGGACAGCGTCACCGCGGGTAGCAGCGGATTTACCTTAACCATCAGTGGCACCAACTTCATCCCGGAATCTGTAGTCCAGGTGAACGGCTCCAGTCGGAACACAACTTTCGTCAGCAGCACACAACTCAGCGCAACCATTCCAGCCGGCGACGTTGCCTCGGCCGGAGACCTTTCGGTCTCGGTGGTAAATCCCGGCCCAGGCGGCGGCGTATGGGCGGCCACCCTCGGCGTCAGATAA
- a CDS encoding secondary thiamine-phosphate synthase enzyme YjbQ, with protein MKFHTEYLTFNTRKHREYIHITPQVESAVNKSGVRDGMVLVSAMHITAAVYVNDHESGLIEDIDEWLEKLAPFRKDYRHHQTGEDNGDSHLKSLLMHHEVIVPITAGKLDLGPWQRVFYAEFDGQRSKRVIIKVMGE; from the coding sequence ATGAAATTTCACACCGAATATCTCACCTTCAATACCAGGAAGCATCGCGAATATATCCACATCACGCCGCAGGTAGAGTCCGCGGTGAATAAGAGCGGCGTGCGCGATGGCATGGTGCTGGTTTCCGCCATGCACATCACCGCGGCAGTGTACGTCAATGATCACGAATCCGGTCTGATTGAAGATATTGACGAGTGGTTGGAAAAGCTTGCGCCTTTTCGCAAAGACTATCGCCATCACCAGACCGGAGAAGATAACGGCGATTCCCACCTGAAAAGCCTTCTGATGCACCATGAGGTAATTGTGCCGATTACCGCGGGCAAGCTCGATCTGGGGCCGTGGCAGCGCGTCTTCTACGCCGAGTTTGATGGACAGCGTTCCAAGCGGGTCATCATCAAAGTCATGGGTGAGTAA